In the genome of Vicia villosa cultivar HV-30 ecotype Madison, WI linkage group LG7, Vvil1.0, whole genome shotgun sequence, one region contains:
- the LOC131620635 gene encoding 7-deoxyloganetin glucosyltransferase-like, which translates to MASFGKTQNKPHIVCVPFPAQGHINPMLKLAKLLHFKGGFHVTFVNTEYNHKRLLKSRGPNSLNGLSSFHFETIPDGLPESDEEATQDVPSLCDSTRKTCLPHFKTLISKLNNAIDIPPVTCIVSDGTMSFALEAAEEVNVPVVLFWTNSACGFMCYLQYRQLIEKGLTPLKDSSYRTNGYLDTTIDWVPGIKELRLKDFPSFMRTTDPNDVMLDFVLWECERALKASAIILNTFDALEHDVLQAFSSINNLPPVYSIGPLNFLLKEVTDKELNSIGSNLWKEERGCLKWLDCKEPNTVVYVNFGSITVMTNDQLIEFAWGLANSKKTFLWIIRPDLITGENAVLPREFLEETKNRGLLSGWCPQEEVLDHSAIGGFLTHSGWNSTLESVCGGVPMICWPFFSEQHTNCRFSCHEWRIGLEIEDAKRDKIEGIVRELMDGEKGKEMKEKALRLKELAIDAASGPYGSSLVNLDNMFNLFS; encoded by the exons ATGGCTTCTTTTGGCAAAACTCAGAACAAACCACATATTGTGTGTGTTCCATTTCCAGCACAGGGTCATATAAACCCTATGCTTAAACTAGCAAAACTTCTTCATTTCAAAGGTGGTTTTCATGTCACCTTTGTTAACACTGAATACAATCACAAACGTCTTCTCAAATCTAGAGGTCCTAACTCTCTAAACGGTCTCTCCTCTTTTCATTTTGAAACCATTCCTGATGGTCTACCTGAGTCCGATGAGGAAGCCACACAGGATGTACCTTCTTTGTGTGACTCCACTAGAAAAACATGCCTACCTCACTTCAAAACACTTATATCTAAACTAAATAATGCTATAGACATCCCTCCTGTTACTTGCATAGTTTCTGATGGTACTATGAGTTTTGCTTTGGAAGCTGCTGAAGAAGTTAATGTTCCGGTAGTGCTTTTTTGGACAAATAGTGCTTGTGGCTTCATGTGTTACCTTCAATATCGCCAGTTAATTGAAAAGGGCTTAACACCACTTAAAG ATTCAAGTTATAGAACAAATGGATATTTGGATACAACAATTGATTGGGTTCCAGGCATAAAAGAGTTACGACTGAAGGACTTTCCAAGCTTCATGAGAACTACAGACCCaaatgatgttatgcttgatTTTGTATTATGGGAATGTGAAAGAGCTCTAAAAGCTTCCGCGATCATTTTAAACACGTTTGATGCCTTAGAACACGACGTTTTACAAGCATTCTCTTCGATTAATAATTTACCTCCGGTCTATTCCATTGGTccattaaattttcttttaaaagaaGTCACTGATAAGGAATTGAACTCAATTGGTTCGAATCTTTGGAAAGAGGAGCGAGGATGTTTAAAATGGTTAGATTGCAAAGAACCCAATACTGTCGTGTACGTCAATTTTGGAAGTATCACCGTAATGACAAATGATCAATTAATTGAATTCGCTTGGGGACTTGCTAAtagtaaaaaaacatttttgtggATAATAAGACCTGATCTAATAACCGGTGAAAACGCTGTTTTACCTCGAGAGTTTTTGGAAGAGACGAAAAATAGAGGATTATTGTCAGGTTGGTGTCCACAAGAGGAAGTTTTGGATCATTCAGCAATTGGAGGTTTTTTGACACATAGTGGTTGGAATTCAACTTTGGAAAGTGTGTGCGGCGGTGTTCCAATGATATGTTGGCCTTTCTTTTCCGAACAACATACTAATTGTCGATTTAGTTGCCATGAATGGAGAATTGGTTTGGAGATTGAAGATGCTAAGAGGGATAAGATTGAGGGAATTGTGAGAGAATTGATGGATGGAGAAAAGGGTAAAGAGATGAAAGAGAAAGCATTGAGGTTGAAAGAATTAGCAATAGATGCTGCTTCTGGACCATATGGTTCTTCATTGGTGAATTTAGACAAcatgtttaatttattttcataa
- the LOC131620636 gene encoding 7-deoxyloganetin glucosyltransferase-like isoform X1: MTSFGKTENKPHVVCVPYPAQGHINPMLKLAKLLHFKGGFHVTFVNTEYNHKRLLKSRGPNSLNGLSSFRFETIPDGLSDTDVDVTQDVPSLCDSTRKTCLPHFKKLISKLNNATHTPPVTCIVSDGIMSFTLDAAQELNIPEVLFWTTSACGFMCYVQYRQLIEKGLTPLKDSSYLTNGYLDTTIDWVPGIKEIRLKDFPSFIRTTDPNDVMLDFVLGECERALKASAIILNTFDALEHDVLQAFSSINNSPPVYSIGPLNFLFKEVTDKELNSIGSNLWKEEPECLEWLNSKEPNSVVYVNFGSITVMTNEQLIEFAWGLANSKKTFLWIIRPDLITGENSILPQEFLEETKNRGLLSGWCPQEEVLDHSAIGGFLTHSGWNSTLESVCGGVPMICWPFFAEQQTNCRFCCHEWEIGLEIEDAKRDKIEELVRELMEGEKGKEMKEKALRLKELAIDAASGPYGSSFVNLENVLRLF, translated from the exons ATGACTTCTTTTGGCAAAACTGAGAACAAACCACATGTTGTGTGTGTTCCATATCCAGCACAAGGTCACATAAACCCAATGCTCAAACTAGCAAAGCTTCTTCATTTCAAAGGTGGTTTTCATGTCACCTTTGTTAACACTGAATACAATCACAAACGTCTTCTCAAATCTAGAGGTCCTAATTCTCTAAACGGTCTCTCTTCTTTTCGTTTTGAAACCATTCCTGATGGTCTATCCGACACCGATGTCGATGTCACACAAGATGTGCCTTCTTTGTGTGACTCCACTAGAAAAACATGCCTACCTCATTTCAAAAAACTTATATCTAAACTCAATAATGCTACACACACCCCTCCTGTTACTTGCATAGTTTCTGATGGTATTATGAGTTTTACTTTGGATGCTGCTCAAGAACTTAATATTCCAGAAGTGCTTTTTTGGACAACTAGTGCTTGTGGCTTCATGTGTTACGTTCAATATCGTCAATTAATTGAAAAGGGCTTAACACCACTTAAAG ATTCAAGTTATCTCACTAATGGATATTTGGATACTACAATAGATTGGGTACCAGGCATTAAAGAAATCCGTTTAAAGGATTTTCCAAGTTTCATCAGAACTACGGACCCaaatgatgttatgcttgatTTTGTATTAGGGGAATGTGAAAGAGCTCTAAAAGCTTCCGCGATCATTTTAAACACGTTTGATGCCTTAGAACACGACGTTTTACAAGCATTCTCTTCGATTAATAATTCACCTCCGGTCTATTCCATTGGTccattaaattttctttttaaagaaGTCACAGATAAGGAATTGAACTCAATTGGCTCCAATCTTTGGAAAGAGGAGCCAGAGTGTTTAGAATGGTTGAATAGCAAAGAACCGAATTCTGTTGTTTATGTGAATTTTGGAAGTATTACAGTTATGACAAATGAACAATTAATTGAATTCGCTTGGGGACTTGCTAATAGTAAAAAAACTTTTTTGTGGATAATAAGACCGGATTTAATAACCGGTGAAAACTCTATTTTACCTCAAGAGTTTTTGGAAGAGACAAAAAATAGAGGTTTGTTATCGGGATGGTGTCCACAAGAGGAGGTTTTGGATCATTCAGCAATTGGAGGTTTTTTAACACATAGTGGTTGGAATTCAACGTTGGAAAGTGTGTGCGGTGGTGTTCCAATGATATGTTGGCCTTTCTTCGCCGAACAACAAACTAATTGTCGATTTTGTTGTCATGAATGGGAGATCGGTTTGGAGATTGAAGATGCTAAGAGGGATAAGATTGAGGAACTTGTGAGAGAATTGATGGAGGGAGAAAAGGGTAAAGAGATGAAAGAGAAAGCATTGAGGTTGAAAGAATTGGCAATAGATGCTGCTTCTGGACCCTATGGTTCTTCATTTGTGAATTTGGAGAACGTGCTTCGTTTATTTTGA
- the LOC131620636 gene encoding 7-deoxyloganetin glucosyltransferase-like isoform X2 has translation MTSFGKTENKPHVVCVPYPAQGHINPMLKLAKLLHFKGGFHVTFVNTEYNHKRLLKSRGPNSLNGLSSFRFETIPDGLSDTDVDVTQDVPSLCDSTRKTCLPHFKKLISKLNNATHTPPVTCIVSDGIMSFTLDAAQELNIPEVLFWTTSACGFMCYVQYRQLIEKGLTPLKDWVPGIKEIRLKDFPSFIRTTDPNDVMLDFVLGECERALKASAIILNTFDALEHDVLQAFSSINNSPPVYSIGPLNFLFKEVTDKELNSIGSNLWKEEPECLEWLNSKEPNSVVYVNFGSITVMTNEQLIEFAWGLANSKKTFLWIIRPDLITGENSILPQEFLEETKNRGLLSGWCPQEEVLDHSAIGGFLTHSGWNSTLESVCGGVPMICWPFFAEQQTNCRFCCHEWEIGLEIEDAKRDKIEELVRELMEGEKGKEMKEKALRLKELAIDAASGPYGSSFVNLENVLRLF, from the exons ATGACTTCTTTTGGCAAAACTGAGAACAAACCACATGTTGTGTGTGTTCCATATCCAGCACAAGGTCACATAAACCCAATGCTCAAACTAGCAAAGCTTCTTCATTTCAAAGGTGGTTTTCATGTCACCTTTGTTAACACTGAATACAATCACAAACGTCTTCTCAAATCTAGAGGTCCTAATTCTCTAAACGGTCTCTCTTCTTTTCGTTTTGAAACCATTCCTGATGGTCTATCCGACACCGATGTCGATGTCACACAAGATGTGCCTTCTTTGTGTGACTCCACTAGAAAAACATGCCTACCTCATTTCAAAAAACTTATATCTAAACTCAATAATGCTACACACACCCCTCCTGTTACTTGCATAGTTTCTGATGGTATTATGAGTTTTACTTTGGATGCTGCTCAAGAACTTAATATTCCAGAAGTGCTTTTTTGGACAACTAGTGCTTGTGGCTTCATGTGTTACGTTCAATATCGTCAATTAATTGAAAAGGGCTTAACACCACTTAAAG ATTGGGTACCAGGCATTAAAGAAATCCGTTTAAAGGATTTTCCAAGTTTCATCAGAACTACGGACCCaaatgatgttatgcttgatTTTGTATTAGGGGAATGTGAAAGAGCTCTAAAAGCTTCCGCGATCATTTTAAACACGTTTGATGCCTTAGAACACGACGTTTTACAAGCATTCTCTTCGATTAATAATTCACCTCCGGTCTATTCCATTGGTccattaaattttctttttaaagaaGTCACAGATAAGGAATTGAACTCAATTGGCTCCAATCTTTGGAAAGAGGAGCCAGAGTGTTTAGAATGGTTGAATAGCAAAGAACCGAATTCTGTTGTTTATGTGAATTTTGGAAGTATTACAGTTATGACAAATGAACAATTAATTGAATTCGCTTGGGGACTTGCTAATAGTAAAAAAACTTTTTTGTGGATAATAAGACCGGATTTAATAACCGGTGAAAACTCTATTTTACCTCAAGAGTTTTTGGAAGAGACAAAAAATAGAGGTTTGTTATCGGGATGGTGTCCACAAGAGGAGGTTTTGGATCATTCAGCAATTGGAGGTTTTTTAACACATAGTGGTTGGAATTCAACGTTGGAAAGTGTGTGCGGTGGTGTTCCAATGATATGTTGGCCTTTCTTCGCCGAACAACAAACTAATTGTCGATTTTGTTGTCATGAATGGGAGATCGGTTTGGAGATTGAAGATGCTAAGAGGGATAAGATTGAGGAACTTGTGAGAGAATTGATGGAGGGAGAAAAGGGTAAAGAGATGAAAGAGAAAGCATTGAGGTTGAAAGAATTGGCAATAGATGCTGCTTCTGGACCCTATGGTTCTTCATTTGTGAATTTGGAGAACGTGCTTCGTTTATTTTGA
- the LOC131619176 gene encoding uncharacterized protein LOC131619176 has protein sequence MLSRAKDSAWQPPTVGMLNVMWKLSIPPKIPIFSWRLFTARLPLKDFLLSRGVVNITSNPLCVFCGNHPETLIHLFFLCHVSKTMWSRVFLWLGDEKTFSLEEFMDFGTLQIKVKSHNDRRKINTIWIAITWGIWLMRNAIIFEQLPYSFDVVSYNVMFFSWSWLASKEPFSSSSSFFDWYVLPLGCFKAL, from the coding sequence ATGCTTTCTAGGGCCAAGGATAGCGCCTGGCAGCCTCCGACGGTAGGGATGCTGAATGTAATGTGGAAGCTGTCGATCCCTCCAAAGATACCGATTTTCTCTTGGAGACTTTTCACTGCTAGACTTCCTTTAAAGGACTTTTTGTTATCAAGAGGAGTCGTTAATATCACCTCTAATCCGCTTTGCGTGTTCTGTGGGAATCATCCGGAGACATTGATTCATTTGTTCTTTCTTTGTCATGTTTCCAAGACGATGTGGAGTAGGGTATTCTTGTGGTTGGGAGACGAGAAAACTTTCTCGTTGGAGGAGTTTATggattttggaactttgcaaattAAGGTGAAGTCTCATAATGATAGGAGGAAGATTAATACTATTTGGATTGCAATAACTTGGGGTATATGGCTTATGCGTAATGCTATCATTTTCGAGCAACTCCCTTATAGTTTTGATGTCGTGTCTTATAATGTAATGTTCTTTTCTTGGAGTTGGTTGGCTAGCAAGGAACCGTTTTCCTCTTCCTCTAGCTTTTTCGATTGGTATGTATTACCGTTAGGATGCTTTAAAGCCTTGTAg